A region of Maridesulfovibrio sp. DNA encodes the following proteins:
- the argH gene encoding argininosuccinate lyase: MADNKLWGGRFAAKTAQSVEDYTESVSYDQNLYREDISGSQAHAKMLAEQGVLTAEEAETLVKGLDQVLEEIESGKFEWKKEMEDLHMNIESRLTEIVGPVGGKLHTGRSRNDQVATDFRLHVLRSLDAWKTALEKLIASFTAKADANRDVLLPGYTHLQPAQPVSLAHHMLAYAWMFKRDHSRVVDCIRRANVSPLGAAALAGTTYPLNPAASAKYLGMEGTFRNSLDAVSDRDFVMEAMFAGSLIMIHLSRICEEMIIWANPCFGFIKLPDEFSTGSSIMPQKKNPDVCELMRGKTGRVYGDLFSLMTTCKGLPLAYNRDMQEDKEPFFDCDKTVHASVVIMADMMDAMGFNPDNMEAALKKGFLNATELADYLVGKGIPFREAHHITGSAVAGAEALSRGLEDMSLEELKEFSDKIEEDVYEVLSYEAAVKRRVSPGSTGPESVDAQISELKAWLDS, from the coding sequence ATGGCAGATAATAAATTATGGGGCGGCAGATTTGCAGCCAAGACCGCGCAGTCTGTTGAAGATTACACTGAATCCGTAAGCTACGACCAGAACCTGTATCGCGAAGATATTTCCGGCTCTCAGGCTCATGCCAAGATGCTGGCAGAGCAGGGCGTATTGACCGCCGAAGAAGCCGAAACTCTGGTCAAAGGCCTTGATCAGGTGCTGGAAGAGATTGAATCCGGTAAATTTGAATGGAAAAAGGAGATGGAAGATCTCCATATGAATATCGAAAGCAGGCTGACCGAGATTGTCGGACCTGTGGGCGGTAAGCTGCATACCGGGCGCAGCCGTAACGATCAGGTCGCTACTGACTTCCGTCTGCACGTGCTCCGCTCTTTGGATGCATGGAAAACAGCCCTTGAAAAGCTGATCGCATCTTTCACAGCCAAGGCTGATGCAAACAGGGATGTGCTGCTCCCCGGTTATACTCATTTGCAGCCTGCACAGCCTGTTAGCCTTGCACACCACATGCTGGCTTACGCATGGATGTTCAAGCGCGACCACAGCAGGGTCGTCGACTGCATCAGGAGAGCAAATGTCTCCCCGCTTGGTGCGGCCGCTCTGGCAGGAACCACCTACCCGCTTAATCCTGCTGCCTCCGCTAAATATCTTGGTATGGAAGGAACTTTCCGCAACAGCCTTGATGCTGTTTCCGATCGTGACTTTGTAATGGAAGCCATGTTTGCCGGAAGTTTGATCATGATCCACCTGAGCCGCATCTGCGAGGAAATGATCATCTGGGCCAACCCCTGTTTCGGTTTCATCAAGCTTCCGGATGAATTTTCCACCGGCTCATCAATCATGCCCCAGAAAAAGAATCCCGATGTCTGCGAACTCATGCGTGGCAAGACCGGACGCGTCTACGGAGATCTTTTCTCACTGATGACCACTTGTAAAGGTCTCCCGCTTGCCTATAACCGTGATATGCAGGAAGACAAAGAGCCTTTCTTTGACTGTGATAAGACCGTGCATGCTTCCGTGGTGATCATGGCTGATATGATGGATGCCATGGGTTTCAATCCTGATAACATGGAAGCTGCATTGAAAAAGGGTTTCCTCAATGCGACCGAACTGGCTGATTACCTCGTGGGTAAAGGTATTCCTTTCCGCGAAGCGCATCATATCACCGGTTCAGCTGTTGCCGGAGCAGAAGCGCTGAGCAGGGGCCTTGAAGATATGAGCCTTGAAGAACTCAAAGAGTTTTCTGATAAGATTGAAGAAGATGTATATGAGGTTCTTTCTTACGAAGCGGCTGTTAAACGCAGGGTTTCCCCCGGTAGCACCGGACCGGAATCTGTTGACGCGCAGATCAGCGAACTCAAGGCTTGGCTGGATAGTTAG